Proteins encoded within one genomic window of Panicum virgatum strain AP13 chromosome 1N, P.virgatum_v5, whole genome shotgun sequence:
- the LOC120657123 gene encoding aspartyl protease APCB1-like, whose product MAPPPPPPPPPPAGEHQPQLHGVVIISLPPPDQPSKGKTITAFTYSDDPGAPPPPQEPAMGYPVGAGGRRRSRRALSPRRVAAMLLVLGALAVAAYYCFYSDVAVQFLGMEQEEAHKERNETRSFLLPLYPKARQGRALREFGDVKLAAKRVDDGGRKAANKMEVGKAVTAGSNNKALLPIKGNVFPDGQYYTSIFVGNPPRPYFLDVDTGSDLTWIQCDAPCTNCAKGPHPLYKPTKEKIVPPRDSLCQELQGEQNYCETCKQCDYEIEYADQSSSMGVLARDDMHLIATNGGREKLDFVFGCAYDQQGQLLSSPAKTDGILGLSSAAISLPSQLASHGIISNIFGHCITREQGGGGYMFLGDDYAPRWGMTWTSIRSGPDNLYHTEANNVKYGDQQLSVREKAGNSVQVIFDSGSSYTYLPNEIYENLIAAIKYASPGFVQDNSDRTLPLCWKADFPVRYLEDVKQFFKPLSLHFGKKWLFMSKTFTISPEDFLIISDKGNVCFGLLNGTEINHGSTIIVGDVSLRGKLVVYDNQRRQIGWTNSDCTKPQTQKGFPFFL is encoded by the exons atggcgccgcctccgcccccgcccccgccaccgccggcgggggAGCACCAGCCGCAGCTCCACGGGGTGGTCATCATCTCGCTCCCGCCCCCGGACCAGCCCTCCAAGGGCAAGACCATCACGGCCTTCACCTACAGCGACGaccccggcgcgccgcccccgccgcaggAGCCGGCGATGGGGTACCCGGTGGGGGCGGGgggcaggaggcggtccaggcGGGCGCTCTCGCCGCGGCGGGTGGCCGCGATGTTGCTCGTGCTGGGCGCGCTCGCGGTGGCGGCCTACTACTGCTTCTACTCGGACGTGGCCGTGCAGTTCCTCGGcatggagcaggaggaggcgcacAAGGAGCGGAACGAGACCAGGTCCTTCCTGCTGCCGCTCTACCCCAAGGCGCGCCAGGGCCGCGCGCTGCGGGAGTTCGGGGACGTCAAGCTCGCCGCCAAGAGGGTCGACGACGGCGGGAGGAAGGCGGCCAACAAGATGGAGGTCGGGAAGGCGGTTACGGCGGGGAGCAACAACAAGGCTTTGCTCCCGATCAAGGGCAATGTATTCCCCGATGG CCAGTATTATACATCTATCTTTGTCGGCAATCCGCCAAGACCGTACTTTCTTGATGTTGATACTGGAAGTGACTTGACATGGATCCAGTGTGATGCACCATGTACAAACTGCGCGAAA GGACCTCATCCTTTATACAagccaacaaaagaaaagatagtcCCTCCCAGGGATTCGTTATGCCAAGAGTTGCAAGGAGAACAGAACTACTGTGAGACCTGCAAGCAATGTGACTATGAAATTGAATATGCAGACCAAAGCTCTTCAATGGGTGTCCTTGCAAGGGATGATATGCATCTGATCGCAACCAATGGTGGAAGGGAAAAGCTCGATTTTGTCTTTGG GTGTGCATATGATCAGCAAGGCCAGCTTCTGTCTTCACCAGCGAAGACTGATGGGATCCTTGGACTTAGCAGCGCAGCAATAAGCCTTCCCAGTCAGCTAGCTAGCCACGGCATTATTTCCAACATTTTTGGTCATTGTATCACTAGAGAGCAAGGTGGTGGAGGTTATATGTTTCTGGGTGATGATTATGCACCTAGATGGGGAATGACATGGACTTCTATTCGAAGTGGCCCAGA TAACTTATATCACACAGAGGCCAACAATGTAAAATATGGAGATCAGCAGCTTAGTGTGCGTGAGAAGGCAGGAAACTCAGTTCAAGTGATTTTTGACAGTGGTAGCTCGTACACATACCTCCCAAATGAAATATACGAAAATCTCATTGCAGCT ATCAAATATGCCTCCCCAGGTTTTGTTCAAGATAACTCAGATCGGACATTGCCCTTATGCTGGAAAGCTGATTTTCCTGTGAG GTATCTGGAAGATGTCAAGCAGTTCTTCAAGCCTTTGAGCcttcattttggcaaaaaatgGCTTTTCATGTCTAAAACATTCACTATTTCTCCCGAGGATTTCTTGATCATCAGT GATAAAGGAAATGTCTGTTTCGGGCTTCTCAATGGAACAGAAATCAATCACGGGTCAACTATAATAGTCGGAG ATGTTTCACTGCGTGGCAAGTTAGTTGTGTATGACAATCAACGGAGGCAGATTGGCTGGACAAATTCAGACTGCACCAAGCCACAAACACAAAAGGGTTTTCCCTTCTTCCTCTGA